From a region of the Bifidobacteriaceae bacterium genome:
- a CDS encoding rRNA pseudouridine synthase: MTPSRPRGAQAGESRGKKGGGQRERRAQGRAAGGRTAGGRRERGPREEPPYDEEGVRLQKILAEAGVASRRAAEDMILAGRIQVDGVRVRELGLRVDPDRRRIEVDGLPIETDSSKLTLALNKPVGVVSTMDDPEDRPTLAALVQTRKERLFHVGRLDRDSEGLILLTNDGALANALAHPSHEVPKTYLATVEGRVSRGVGRRLREGIELEDGVAAVDSFRLVDSIPGYTQVELTLHSGRNRVVRRMLAEVGHPVTQLVRTKVGPIALGDLKSGRWRVLSGPELASLKKAANL, encoded by the coding sequence ATGACTCCATCGCGTCCCCGTGGCGCCCAGGCAGGCGAAAGCCGGGGCAAGAAGGGCGGCGGGCAACGGGAACGGCGCGCGCAGGGCCGCGCCGCGGGCGGGCGGACGGCCGGCGGGAGGCGTGAGCGCGGCCCCCGCGAAGAGCCGCCCTATGACGAAGAGGGCGTCCGCCTTCAGAAGATCCTGGCCGAGGCCGGCGTGGCCTCCAGACGAGCCGCCGAAGACATGATCCTGGCGGGGCGGATCCAAGTGGACGGCGTCCGCGTCCGTGAACTCGGCCTCAGAGTGGACCCGGACCGGCGCCGCATCGAGGTGGACGGCCTGCCCATCGAGACAGACTCCAGCAAGCTGACATTGGCCCTCAACAAACCAGTTGGCGTGGTGTCCACAATGGACGACCCAGAAGACCGCCCCACACTGGCCGCCCTGGTCCAGACCAGGAAGGAACGGCTCTTCCATGTTGGCCGCCTGGACCGGGACTCGGAGGGTTTGATCCTCCTCACCAATGACGGCGCGCTGGCCAACGCGTTGGCCCACCCCTCGCACGAGGTCCCCAAAACCTACCTCGCGACCGTCGAGGGCCGGGTGTCCAGGGGCGTGGGCAGGCGCTTGCGCGAGGGGATCGAGTTGGAGGACGGCGTGGCCGCCGTCGACTCGTTCCGCTTGGTCGACTCGATCCCCGGATACACCCAGGTCGAATTGACGCTCCATTCAGGCCGCAACCGGGTGGTGCGCCGCATGTTGGCCGAGGTTGGCCACCCAGTGACGCAACTGGTCAGGACCAAAGTCGGCCCAATCGCCCTGGGGGACCTCAAGTCCGGCCGTTGGCGCGTCCTGTCCGGCCCGGAGTTGGCCTCGCTGAAGAAGGCGGCCAACTTGTGA